A window from Streptomyces subrutilus encodes these proteins:
- a CDS encoding condensation domain-containing protein — translation MATAAGFEGALAALPEAKRELARLMMAARRPVPAHPAPRSGAGPVPPTALQTRLRRRERTHPAVATGSHALRLTGPLDTRRLLEALTGVLGRHEALRTRLTGDADGRPLLRVDAEPVLRLTRADLTGFTPQAAAERVAVQVAESASTVLDLESGRTSAFRLLRLAPEEHVLVLASHLAVFDGWSSGVFLADLAAGYRDGPGHLAPPELQFPDYADWQHRWLAGPDGTADLVRRRAVFAADPPAPRAPGGFERGHLPVRLARGPVDAGLELGAAEGATPFMTLLAALAVVLARREGRGSVVIGTPAAGRFAGALEGAVGQFTTVVPIRLDLTGGPTFRELLHRTRTAVAEALGHQRLPVDVLFADGAPPPYSVLFALHNYPAVPLDLPGVEVGQLPGPPARHLELYSPDPAAALACIGLVERDGGIAGTAEYNRHAATPEDVRGLLTGIEDVLDRAVAAPASPLTTRP, via the coding sequence ATGGCCACCGCGGCCGGGTTCGAAGGAGCCCTCGCCGCGCTCCCCGAGGCCAAGCGCGAACTCGCCCGCCTCATGATGGCCGCCCGCCGCCCCGTGCCCGCCCACCCGGCCCCGCGCTCCGGCGCGGGGCCGGTCCCCCCGACCGCCCTCCAGACCCGGCTGCGGCGCCGCGAACGCACCCACCCCGCCGTCGCCACCGGCTCGCACGCCCTCCGGCTGACCGGCCCGCTCGACACCCGCCGCCTGCTGGAGGCCCTCACCGGGGTGCTCGGCCGGCACGAGGCGCTGCGCACCCGGCTGACCGGCGACGCCGACGGCCGGCCGCTGCTCCGGGTCGACGCGGAACCGGTCCTGCGGCTCACCCGGGCCGACCTCACCGGCTTCACCCCGCAGGCCGCGGCCGAGCGGGTCGCCGTACAGGTCGCCGAGAGCGCCTCCACCGTCCTGGACCTGGAGAGCGGCCGCACCAGCGCCTTCCGGCTGCTGCGGCTCGCGCCCGAGGAGCACGTCCTGGTCCTCGCCTCCCACCTCGCCGTCTTCGACGGCTGGTCCTCGGGGGTCTTCCTCGCCGACCTGGCCGCCGGCTACCGCGACGGCCCCGGCCACCTCGCCCCGCCCGAACTCCAGTTCCCCGACTACGCCGACTGGCAGCACCGCTGGCTGGCCGGCCCGGACGGCACCGCCGACCTCGTCCGGCGCCGCGCGGTGTTCGCCGCCGATCCGCCGGCCCCCCGGGCCCCCGGCGGCTTCGAGCGCGGGCACCTGCCCGTCCGGCTCGCCCGGGGCCCCGTCGACGCCGGACTGGAGCTGGGCGCGGCCGAGGGCGCCACCCCGTTCATGACCCTGCTCGCCGCACTGGCCGTGGTGCTGGCCCGCCGGGAGGGGCGCGGCTCGGTCGTCATCGGCACCCCGGCCGCGGGCCGCTTCGCCGGCGCGCTGGAAGGGGCCGTCGGACAGTTCACCACCGTCGTCCCCATCCGGCTCGACCTCACCGGCGGGCCCACCTTCCGGGAGCTGCTGCACCGCACCCGCACGGCCGTCGCCGAGGCACTGGGCCACCAGCGCCTCCCCGTGGACGTGCTCTTCGCGGACGGCGCGCCCCCGCCGTACAGCGTCCTGTTCGCCCTCCACAACTACCCCGCCGTCCCCCTGGACCTGCCGGGCGTCGAAGTCGGTCAGCTGCCCGGGCCGCCCGCCCGGCACCTGGAGCTCTACAGTCCCGACCCGGCGGCCGCCCTCGCCTGCATCGGCCTGGTCGAACGGGACGGCGGGATCGCCGGCACCGCCGAGTACAACCGGCACGCGGCCACGCCCGAGGACGTGCGGGGCCTGCTCACCGGAATCGAGGACGTGCTCGACCGCGCCGTCGCCGCACCCGCATCCCCGCTCACCACCCGGCCCTAG